One genomic window of Aliiroseovarius sp. M344 includes the following:
- the rdgB gene encoding RdgB/HAM1 family non-canonical purine NTP pyrophosphatase — MRKFEGDQLVIATHNEGKLREISALLEPFGVKVTSAGALGLEEPEETEDTFVGNARIKAHFAAKASGLPALSDDSGIMVDGLNGAPGVYTADWAETRNGRDFPMAMEKTWALLEQKNIPQPRLAKFCATLCLAWPDGHDEVFEGSVNGHLTWPMRGDLGFGYDPIFIPDGYDITFGEMDPDKKHEISHRADAFTKLVRGAFA; from the coding sequence ATGCGTAAGTTCGAGGGCGACCAGCTCGTTATCGCGACCCATAATGAGGGCAAGCTGCGTGAAATATCTGCGCTGCTAGAACCCTTCGGCGTCAAGGTCACATCAGCGGGCGCTCTCGGACTTGAAGAACCTGAAGAAACCGAAGACACCTTTGTCGGCAACGCCCGGATCAAGGCGCATTTTGCAGCCAAAGCCTCGGGCTTGCCTGCTTTATCTGACGACAGCGGTATTATGGTAGACGGGCTGAACGGGGCGCCGGGCGTATACACGGCAGATTGGGCTGAAACGCGCAACGGGCGCGATTTTCCGATGGCGATGGAAAAAACCTGGGCTTTGCTGGAACAGAAAAACATCCCGCAACCGCGTCTGGCGAAGTTTTGCGCGACCTTGTGTCTGGCTTGGCCCGATGGGCATGACGAAGTGTTTGAAGGCAGCGTCAATGGTCACCTGACATGGCCGATGCGGGGTGATCTGGGTTTTGGCTATGACCCCATTTTTATTCCCGACGGCTATGATATCACCTTTGGTGAAATGGACCCGGATAAGAAACATGAAATAAGCCATCGCGCCGATGCCTTCACCAAACTTGTGCGGGGCGCTTTTGCTTGA
- the galE gene encoding UDP-glucose 4-epimerase GalE, translated as MSKKILLTGGAGFIGSHTYVALKDAGYEPVILDNFSNARRDVTDRLEIITGAPVVCIEGDVLDGNLLDRIFSDHKIDAVIHFAALKAVGESVEQPFEYLNTNIAGLYSLLGAMRRANVFTLVFSSSATVYGQPDQLPVKETAPRSFNNPYGYSKLVCEQSLEQIAASDQRWAFGILRYFNPVGAHETGLIGEDPNDIPNNLVPYIAKVATGELSQLSVWGDDYDTPDGTGIRDYIHVVDLARGHVQSVDALLKSGEGHVVNLGTGTGYSVLEMVKAYEHAAGRQLPYRIAPRRAGDVACVYGDPRLADELLGFKAELGLDEMCASSWNWVSRRKNF; from the coding sequence GTGTCTAAGAAGATCCTACTCACTGGCGGCGCGGGGTTTATCGGGTCGCATACCTACGTCGCCCTGAAGGATGCTGGGTATGAGCCGGTCATCCTCGATAATTTTTCGAATGCTCGCAGGGATGTGACGGACAGGCTGGAGATCATTACCGGCGCACCAGTGGTTTGTATCGAAGGCGACGTGCTCGACGGTAACCTTCTGGATCGCATCTTCTCGGATCATAAAATAGACGCGGTCATACATTTCGCAGCCTTAAAGGCCGTTGGTGAAAGCGTCGAGCAGCCGTTCGAGTATTTGAACACTAACATCGCCGGGCTGTATTCGCTTCTGGGCGCGATGCGGCGGGCCAATGTTTTCACACTGGTTTTTTCGTCATCGGCGACTGTTTATGGCCAACCCGATCAGCTTCCGGTGAAAGAGACCGCGCCTCGCAGTTTCAACAACCCCTATGGCTATTCCAAGTTGGTTTGTGAGCAATCGCTGGAACAGATTGCCGCGTCTGATCAGCGGTGGGCTTTTGGTATTCTTCGATATTTCAATCCGGTCGGCGCGCATGAAACCGGGCTGATCGGCGAAGATCCCAACGACATTCCGAACAATCTTGTGCCCTATATTGCCAAAGTCGCAACGGGTGAGCTAAGCCAGCTTTCCGTCTGGGGCGATGACTACGACACGCCCGATGGCACCGGTATTCGCGACTATATCCACGTGGTCGATTTGGCGCGGGGGCATGTGCAATCTGTCGATGCGCTTTTGAAGTCCGGCGAAGGGCATGTTGTGAACCTTGGCACTGGTACAGGCTATTCAGTGCTTGAGATGGTTAAGGCGTATGAACATGCCGCCGGTCGCCAACTACCTTACAGAATAGCGCCTCGTCGTGCCGGCGATGTTGCCTGCGTCTATGGCGACCCTCGCCTTGCCGACGAATTGTTGGGTTTCAAGGCGGAATTGGGTCTGGATGAGATGTGCGCCTCCAGTTGGAATTGGGTCTCGCGCCGCAAAAACTTCTGA
- a CDS encoding nucleotide exchange factor GrpE, whose amino-acid sequence MADAKNDAVENLDAAIEELMTEEVNIDLTEGDVVDELEALRAERDEFKDRFMRALADAENTRKRGERDRREAEQYGGSKLARDMLPIYDNMKRALEAAGDAGDGAKALVEGVELTMRSLLNIFEKHGIRLLSPEVGDKFDPEVHEAMFEAPLPGTKSGDIIQVAGEGFMLHDRLLRPAQVGVSSTPK is encoded by the coding sequence ATGGCTGACGCAAAAAACGATGCAGTAGAGAACTTGGACGCAGCGATTGAAGAGCTGATGACCGAGGAAGTGAATATTGACCTGACCGAAGGTGACGTGGTCGACGAGCTTGAGGCACTGCGTGCCGAGCGCGATGAGTTCAAGGACCGCTTCATGCGGGCTTTGGCAGACGCCGAGAATACGCGCAAGCGTGGTGAACGGGATCGACGTGAAGCCGAACAGTACGGCGGCTCAAAACTGGCACGAGATATGTTGCCGATTTATGACAACATGAAACGCGCGCTCGAAGCGGCTGGTGATGCTGGCGACGGCGCCAAAGCGCTTGTCGAAGGTGTCGAGTTGACCATGCGGTCGCTGCTGAACATCTTTGAAAAGCACGGCATCCGCCTGCTGTCACCGGAGGTGGGCGACAAGTTTGACCCAGAGGTGCACGAGGCGATGTTTGAAGCACCGCTGCCGGGCACAAAGTCGGGCGACATCATTCAGGTGGCGGGCGAAGGCTTCATGCTGCACGACCGGTTGTTGCGCCCCGCGCAGGTCGGTGTGTCCTCGACTCCGAAATAA
- the rph gene encoding ribonuclease PH, producing MRPSGRNLDQMRPISIETGVTKHAEGSCMIKIGDTHVLCTASLEERVPPFLRNSGKGWVTAEYGMLPRSTGSRMRREAASGKQGGRTVEIQRLIGRSLRAGVDLVGLGERQITVDCDVIQADGGTRCAAITGGWVALRLAVNKLLKAKDITADPLMDPVAAVSCGIYAGQPVLDLDYPEDSEAGVDGNFVLCGPKLIEVQMSAEGSTFTRTQMNELMDLADLGVSQLVTAQLEATS from the coding sequence ATGCGCCCGTCAGGTCGGAATCTAGATCAAATGCGCCCGATTTCAATCGAGACCGGAGTCACAAAACATGCCGAAGGGTCGTGCATGATCAAAATAGGCGACACACATGTGCTGTGCACCGCCTCGCTTGAGGAGCGTGTGCCGCCATTTTTGCGCAATTCCGGCAAGGGTTGGGTCACGGCGGAATACGGCATGTTGCCAAGATCGACCGGGTCGCGGATGCGTCGCGAGGCCGCCTCGGGCAAGCAGGGCGGGCGCACCGTCGAAATTCAACGCCTGATCGGCCGTTCGCTGCGTGCGGGCGTCGATCTGGTTGGCCTTGGCGAACGCCAGATTACCGTTGATTGTGATGTCATTCAGGCCGATGGCGGCACGCGCTGTGCCGCGATCACCGGCGGATGGGTTGCGCTTCGCCTTGCAGTCAACAAGCTGCTCAAGGCCAAGGACATCACAGCTGACCCGTTGATGGACCCCGTTGCAGCCGTGTCCTGCGGTATCTATGCCGGTCAACCGGTTCTTGATCTGGATTATCCCGAAGATTCAGAAGCTGGTGTCGATGGCAACTTCGTTCTTTGTGGTCCGAAGCTGATCGAAGTGCAGATGTCTGCAGAGGGCTCGACCTTCACCCGCACCCAGATGAACGAGTTGATGGATCTCGCTGACTTGGGTGTTTCACAACTTGTGACCGCGCAGCTTGAGGCCACGTCCTGA
- the hrcA gene encoding heat-inducible transcriptional repressor HrcA, translated as MEDGPDLMSNMNTRSREVFRSVVESYLSTGAPVGSRTLTRALTEKVSAATIRNVMQDLEFMGLLGSPHISAGRIPTELGLRMFVDGLLEVSNLDQGDRQKIDATVGKTDSNINTMMDRVGSALSGITAGASLVLTPKHEAPIKHIEFVSLGADRALVVLVFADGHVENRVFTPPIGQTPSSMREAANFLNALAEGRTISELQSIVTHEIKKRRQELDVLAQDLVKSGAALWENEGQTYERLIVRGRSNLLAEDAEAADLEKIKTLFDDLERKRDIAEFLELADQGEGVRIFIGSENKLFSLSGSSLVVSPYMNSDRKIIGAVGVIGPTRLNYGRIVPIVDYTAQLIGKMISDRR; from the coding sequence ATGGAAGACGGCCCCGATCTGATGAGCAACATGAACACCCGGTCGCGTGAGGTGTTTCGAAGTGTTGTTGAAAGTTACCTGAGTACTGGCGCGCCGGTAGGATCGCGGACCCTGACTCGCGCCTTGACCGAAAAGGTCAGCGCAGCAACGATTCGCAACGTCATGCAAGACCTGGAGTTTATGGGCTTGTTGGGCAGTCCACATATCTCGGCTGGGCGGATTCCGACTGAGCTAGGGCTGCGGATGTTCGTCGATGGGCTGTTGGAAGTGTCCAACTTGGATCAAGGAGATCGCCAGAAAATCGATGCCACAGTTGGGAAAACCGATAGCAATATCAACACGATGATGGATCGGGTCGGATCAGCGCTGTCTGGCATTACAGCAGGGGCTAGTCTTGTTCTGACGCCGAAACACGAAGCTCCGATCAAACATATCGAGTTTGTGTCGCTGGGCGCGGATCGGGCCTTAGTGGTGTTGGTCTTTGCAGACGGGCACGTGGAAAACCGTGTTTTCACGCCACCCATCGGGCAAACGCCGTCTTCAATGCGTGAGGCTGCAAATTTCCTGAATGCTTTGGCCGAAGGGCGCACAATATCAGAGCTTCAAAGCATTGTAACGCATGAGATCAAAAAGCGCCGGCAAGAATTAGATGTTCTGGCGCAGGATCTCGTGAAAAGCGGTGCGGCGCTTTGGGAAAATGAAGGTCAGACTTATGAGCGCCTGATTGTCCGTGGGCGTTCGAATCTTCTGGCCGAGGATGCGGAGGCTGCTGATCTTGAGAAGATAAAAACCCTGTTTGACGACCTTGAACGCAAGCGAGATATCGCAGAATTCCTTGAACTGGCCGATCAAGGCGAGGGTGTGCGCATTTTTATTGGGTCAGAGAACAAACTTTTCTCACTTTCGGGTTCCTCTTTGGTGGTTTCCCCATATATGAACTCTGATCGAAAGATCATTGGTGCAGTTGGGGTCATCGGGCCCACGCGATTGAACTATGGACGGATTGTTCCCATCGTGGATTACACTGCGCAACTGATCGGCAAGATGATCTCGGATCGAAGGTAA
- the mutS gene encoding DNA mismatch repair protein MutS, with protein sequence MMAQFLEIKKGYPDALLFYRMGDFYELFFDDAVAASAALDIALTKRGKHLGEDIPMCGVPVHSAEGYLLTLIRKGFRVAVCEQMEDPAEAKKRGSKSVVKRDVVRLVTPGTLTEESLLDARRHNFLAAYNEVRDDAALAWVDISTGAFRVMPCTRTRLSPELARLAPRELVLCDDLSAMLGELVTESGASGTDLGRAAFDSSGAEKRLLELFKIGSLDAFGTFSRAEIGAMGAIVEYLDITQKGKLPLLRPPVRELAHGTMQIDAATRRNLELTHSLSGGRDGSLLSVIDRTVTAGGGRLLERRLSSPSCDLQEIHARLDTVAFFKDALRLTEGARAALRNVPDIDRALSRLGLERGGPRDLAALRNGIEAAAEIATMLSDQDMPDILSKAASALVGHEALSHLLDEALVAEPPLLARDGGFIAPGYDADLDEARQLRDEGRGVIAGMQAQYAEHTGISSLKIKHNNVLGYFIETTATHAQKMLGAQLSEHYIHRQTTANAVRFTTVALSDMETKILNAGNRSLEIEKRLYSALVAQILGQAAEIAATARALAELDVAAGFAALARSENWTAPKVDSSRVFDVQAGRHPVVEAALIRSGEPFIANDCDLSDGDRSANIWLLTGPNMAGKSTFLRQNALIALLAQSGSYVPAKSAHIGIVSQLFSRVGASDDLARGRSTFMVEMVETAAILNQADDRALVILDEIGRGTATYDGLSIAWATLEHLHDANQCRALFATHYHEMTQLAAKLDGVENATIAVKEWEGEVVFLHEVRKGAADRSYGVQVAKLAGLPDSVIARANVVLEALEKGEREGTGQKAVIDDLPLFAATPAPARTPPSGPSDVELALADIQPDSLRPIEALNLLYQLKEKLGGK encoded by the coding sequence ATGATGGCGCAGTTTCTTGAGATCAAGAAAGGCTATCCCGACGCGCTTCTGTTCTATCGCATGGGCGATTTTTACGAACTATTCTTTGATGATGCTGTTGCGGCCTCAGCGGCATTGGACATCGCCCTGACCAAACGCGGCAAACATCTGGGTGAAGACATCCCAATGTGTGGCGTGCCGGTGCATTCTGCCGAAGGCTACCTTCTGACTCTGATCCGTAAGGGGTTTCGTGTCGCGGTCTGCGAACAGATGGAAGATCCGGCCGAGGCCAAGAAGCGCGGGTCGAAATCGGTTGTGAAGCGTGATGTGGTTCGGCTTGTCACGCCCGGCACGTTGACCGAAGAAAGCCTGCTTGATGCCCGTCGTCACAACTTTCTGGCAGCGTATAACGAGGTACGGGACGACGCCGCATTGGCGTGGGTCGATATCTCAACCGGGGCATTTCGGGTGATGCCTTGCACGCGCACCCGGCTGTCGCCCGAACTTGCCCGCTTAGCACCGCGCGAGTTGGTTTTATGCGACGATCTTAGCGCCATGTTAGGTGAATTAGTCACTGAATCAGGCGCCTCGGGCACGGATTTGGGGCGGGCAGCCTTTGACAGTTCTGGAGCAGAGAAACGACTGCTGGAGCTGTTCAAGATTGGGTCGCTTGACGCATTTGGCACCTTTAGCCGCGCCGAGATTGGTGCGATGGGCGCCATCGTCGAGTATCTGGACATAACGCAGAAGGGCAAGCTGCCGCTGCTGCGTCCGCCAGTGCGCGAACTCGCCCATGGCACGATGCAGATTGACGCCGCAACACGCCGCAATCTTGAACTGACGCACAGCCTTTCCGGTGGGCGCGATGGCTCGCTTTTGTCCGTAATCGACCGCACAGTCACCGCCGGGGGTGGCCGGTTGCTAGAGCGGCGGCTGTCCAGCCCGTCTTGCGATCTGCAGGAAATTCACGCCCGGCTGGACACGGTCGCATTCTTCAAAGACGCTCTGCGACTGACCGAGGGCGCGCGCGCTGCGCTGCGCAATGTACCTGATATCGACCGGGCGCTGTCGCGTCTTGGCCTTGAGAGAGGCGGGCCGCGTGATCTGGCCGCCCTGCGCAACGGCATCGAAGCGGCAGCTGAGATCGCCACGATGCTCTCGGACCAGGATATGCCGGACATTCTTTCTAAAGCCGCAAGTGCCCTTGTTGGTCATGAGGCCCTGTCGCACCTGCTGGACGAAGCTTTGGTTGCCGAGCCACCGCTTCTGGCCCGCGATGGTGGCTTTATCGCGCCGGGCTACGACGCCGATTTGGACGAAGCGCGCCAGCTACGCGATGAAGGGCGCGGTGTGATTGCTGGGATGCAGGCGCAATATGCCGAGCACACAGGCATCAGTAGCCTGAAGATCAAGCACAACAACGTGTTGGGGTATTTCATCGAAACGACCGCCACCCATGCGCAAAAGATGTTGGGCGCACAGTTGTCCGAGCACTATATCCACCGGCAAACCACAGCCAATGCGGTGCGGTTCACCACGGTCGCGCTTAGCGACATGGAAACCAAAATTCTGAATGCCGGCAATCGGTCATTAGAGATCGAGAAACGGCTCTATTCCGCCTTGGTTGCGCAAATTTTGGGTCAGGCAGCTGAAATTGCCGCTACCGCCCGTGCGCTTGCTGAGCTGGATGTTGCCGCCGGTTTCGCGGCTTTGGCAAGGTCGGAAAACTGGACGGCACCAAAGGTGGATAGCAGCCGTGTTTTTGACGTGCAGGCCGGACGCCACCCCGTCGTCGAAGCCGCACTCATACGATCCGGCGAGCCATTTATTGCCAATGATTGTGATCTGTCAGATGGCGACCGAAGCGCAAATATCTGGCTTCTAACTGGTCCCAACATGGCGGGTAAATCAACCTTCTTGCGGCAAAACGCGTTGATCGCCCTACTGGCACAAAGCGGCAGCTATGTTCCCGCCAAATCTGCGCATATCGGCATTGTTTCACAGCTGTTTAGCCGGGTGGGTGCCTCGGACGATCTTGCCCGCGGCCGATCGACTTTTATGGTCGAGATGGTCGAAACCGCAGCCATCCTCAACCAAGCCGATGACCGGGCTCTGGTGATTCTGGATGAAATCGGACGCGGCACTGCGACCTATGACGGGCTGTCCATCGCTTGGGCCACACTGGAACATTTGCACGACGCCAACCAATGCCGCGCCCTGTTCGCCACCCACTACCATGAGATGACACAGCTGGCCGCGAAGCTGGACGGCGTCGAAAACGCCACCATCGCCGTGAAAGAGTGGGAGGGCGAGGTCGTGTTTCTGCACGAAGTTCGCAAAGGCGCTGCGGATCGGTCATATGGCGTTCAGGTGGCGAAACTCGCTGGCCTGCCCGACAGCGTGATCGCGCGTGCGAATGTCGTTTTGGAAGCGCTGGAGAAAGGCGAGCGTGAAGGCACCGGCCAGAAGGCGGTCATTGACGATCTACCGCTGTTTGCCGCAACGCCTGCACCGGCGCGAACACCGCCGTCCGGGCCTTCGGACGTTGAGCTGGCATTGGCAGATATTCAACCTGACAGCTTGCGCCCGATTGAGGCACTAAACTTGCTGTATCAGCTCAAGGAAAAGCTGGGCGGTAAATAA
- a CDS encoding NADP-dependent malic enzyme, whose product MPKAKITSEEALAFHLDPVPGKFEVTPSVPMTTQRDLSLAYSPGVAVPCESIAADPQTAYDYTNKGNLVAVISNGTAVLGLGNLGALASKPVMEGKAVLFKRFADVNSIDIELDTEDPEAFINAVKLMGPTFGGINLEDIKAPECFIIEQRLKEEMDIPVFHDDQHGTAVICAAGLMNALHLSGKKIEDCRIVANGAGAAGIACIELIKAMGAKHDNCIVCDTKGVIYQGRKDGMNQWKSAHAANTELRTLEEAMEGADVFLGVSVKGAVTQEMVASMADNPVIFAMANPDPEITPEEAHEVRNDAIVATGRSDYPNQVNNVLGFPYLFRGALDINARAINDEMKIACARALAELAREDVPDEVAMAYGKKLTFGRDYIIPTPFDPRLIYVIPPAVARAGMDTGVARRPIIDMDGYEMSLKARMDPTASILRGITARARKNQATMIFAEGDTPQVLRAAVQYQRNGHGRALVVGREEEVKSRLVGLGLADAVRELHVVNAANTDHMPVYKDFLYERLQRKGFDHHDIHRLAARDRHVFASLMLAHGHGDGLITGATRKSAYVLDRINHVFDARATDGAVGVTVLLHKGRIVLIADTLVHEWPETEDLANIAERAAAVARGLGLEPRVAFVSFSTFGYPVSERAEKMHEAPAILEKRGVDFEFDGEMTVDVALNAEVMAHYPFCRLSGPANVLVVPARHSASISVKMMQELAGATVIGPILSGIDQPIQICSTNSTSNDILNMAVLAAARLGEK is encoded by the coding sequence ATGCCCAAAGCAAAGATTACGTCGGAGGAGGCGCTTGCCTTCCATTTGGACCCTGTGCCCGGCAAGTTCGAGGTTACGCCCTCTGTCCCCATGACAACCCAGCGCGATCTGTCTTTGGCCTATAGCCCGGGCGTCGCGGTCCCGTGTGAATCCATCGCAGCGGACCCCCAGACGGCCTATGACTATACAAACAAAGGCAATCTAGTGGCTGTCATCTCGAACGGAACCGCGGTTCTGGGGTTGGGCAACCTTGGTGCGCTGGCGTCAAAGCCGGTGATGGAAGGCAAGGCGGTGTTGTTCAAACGTTTCGCCGACGTGAATTCGATTGATATTGAACTCGACACCGAAGACCCGGAAGCATTCATCAATGCCGTAAAGCTGATGGGTCCGACGTTTGGCGGCATCAACCTTGAGGATATTAAAGCGCCCGAGTGTTTCATTATTGAACAGCGTCTGAAGGAAGAGATGGATATTCCCGTCTTCCACGATGATCAGCACGGCACGGCGGTTATCTGCGCTGCGGGGTTGATGAACGCACTGCACCTGTCTGGTAAGAAAATCGAAGATTGCCGCATCGTCGCCAATGGTGCGGGCGCCGCAGGGATCGCTTGCATTGAACTGATCAAAGCAATGGGCGCAAAGCATGACAATTGTATTGTCTGTGACACCAAGGGCGTCATTTATCAGGGCCGCAAGGACGGGATGAACCAGTGGAAGTCGGCCCATGCCGCCAATACAGAATTGCGGACGCTTGAAGAGGCGATGGAGGGCGCAGACGTCTTTCTTGGCGTATCGGTCAAAGGCGCAGTGACACAGGAAATGGTTGCGTCAATGGCAGACAATCCGGTGATCTTTGCGATGGCAAATCCTGATCCGGAAATTACACCAGAGGAGGCACACGAGGTGCGCAATGACGCGATCGTTGCCACCGGCCGGTCAGACTATCCCAATCAGGTCAATAATGTGCTGGGGTTCCCATACCTGTTTCGCGGCGCTCTGGACATCAACGCACGTGCAATCAACGACGAGATGAAGATCGCCTGCGCACGCGCGCTTGCAGAATTGGCGCGCGAAGATGTTCCGGACGAGGTCGCGATGGCTTACGGCAAGAAACTGACCTTTGGCCGGGACTACATTATTCCCACGCCGTTTGATCCGCGATTGATCTATGTGATCCCGCCGGCTGTGGCGCGGGCCGGGATGGACACCGGCGTCGCGCGCCGCCCGATCATCGATATGGATGGTTATGAAATGTCCCTGAAGGCGAGAATGGATCCGACAGCGTCCATCCTTCGTGGGATCACTGCGCGGGCACGAAAGAACCAGGCGACGATGATCTTTGCTGAAGGCGATACGCCTCAGGTTCTGCGCGCGGCCGTTCAGTATCAGCGCAATGGGCATGGGCGCGCATTGGTAGTCGGACGCGAGGAAGAGGTTAAGTCCAGGTTGGTCGGCTTGGGGCTGGCAGATGCCGTGCGCGAGCTGCACGTCGTGAATGCGGCAAATACCGACCATATGCCGGTCTACAAAGACTTCCTTTACGAACGGCTGCAGCGCAAAGGGTTTGACCACCATGATATTCACCGCCTGGCGGCGCGTGACCGGCACGTTTTTGCATCCCTGATGCTGGCGCATGGTCATGGTGATGGTTTGATTACCGGTGCGACCCGCAAATCGGCTTATGTTCTGGACCGTATTAACCATGTCTTTGATGCCCGTGCGACAGACGGCGCTGTTGGCGTGACGGTGCTTCTTCACAAAGGGCGCATTGTACTTATTGCAGATACGCTGGTTCACGAATGGCCAGAAACTGAGGACCTTGCCAACATCGCAGAACGTGCTGCCGCCGTTGCACGTGGGCTTGGGTTGGAGCCGCGCGTGGCTTTCGTTAGCTTTTCGACCTTTGGGTATCCGGTGTCGGAGCGTGCGGAGAAGATGCACGAAGCCCCCGCTATTTTGGAAAAGCGTGGTGTTGATTTTGAATTCGACGGCGAGATGACAGTCGACGTAGCCCTGAATGCTGAGGTGATGGCGCATTATCCGTTCTGCCGTTTGTCTGGTCCGGCCAACGTTCTGGTGGTGCCTGCGCGGCACTCGGCTTCGATCTCGGTCAAGATGATGCAGGAACTGGCGGGCGCAACGGTTATCGGCCCGATCTTGTCGGGCATTGACCAGCCTATCCAGATCTGTTCGACCAATTCTACGTCGAACGACATTTTGAATATGGCCGTTCTGGCAGCCGCGCGGCTGGGTGAAAAATAA
- the hemW gene encoding radical SAM family heme chaperone HemW → MPSPNLCGALLLENWQIGGFGLYVHWPFCQAKCPYCDFNSHVVSSIDHDAWLDAYVSEIDRYAAETPDRILSSIYFGGGTPSLMAPETVGAIIERAAHHWTFANNIEITLEANPTSIEAKNFAGYKAAGVNRISIGIQALNDGDLKRLGRLHTAAEAKHALTLAKSLFDRVSFDLIYARQDQSFDEWKTELQAALDYGPDHLSLYQLTIEPGTAFGARLDAGKLHGLPDEDLATDMYFLTQSICDAAGLPAYEVSNHAKPGQESQHNRIYWRSGDWVGIGPGAHGRLTLGAARFSTETALAPNNWLSAAASGNGESARARIPRDEQVTEFLLMGLRTVEGVDLKRLEKQLCTDVNILKINDLQSLGLIEVKDHMLVATDKGRPVLNGILRELIPG, encoded by the coding sequence ATGCCTTCACCAAACTTGTGCGGGGCGCTTTTGCTTGAGAATTGGCAGATTGGCGGCTTTGGGCTTTATGTCCACTGGCCCTTTTGCCAGGCCAAGTGCCCTTATTGTGACTTCAACAGCCATGTGGTCTCGTCCATCGACCACGATGCCTGGTTGGATGCCTATGTCTCCGAAATCGACCGCTATGCGGCGGAAACACCCGATCGCATCCTGAGTTCGATTTACTTCGGCGGCGGCACTCCCAGCCTGATGGCACCGGAAACGGTGGGCGCTATCATTGAACGGGCTGCGCACCACTGGACCTTCGCCAATAACATCGAGATCACGCTGGAGGCAAACCCAACGTCGATTGAGGCAAAGAACTTTGCAGGCTACAAAGCGGCAGGGGTCAATCGGATCTCTATCGGCATTCAGGCGTTAAACGACGGCGACTTGAAACGGTTGGGGCGGCTTCACACGGCGGCCGAAGCAAAACATGCTCTAACCTTGGCGAAGTCGCTGTTTGACCGGGTTAGTTTCGACCTGATCTATGCGCGCCAGGATCAGAGCTTTGACGAATGGAAGACAGAGCTACAGGCCGCGCTTGACTACGGCCCGGATCATTTGTCGCTTTATCAACTGACCATCGAACCCGGCACCGCTTTCGGCGCGCGGCTTGACGCCGGAAAACTTCATGGTCTGCCTGATGAAGACCTTGCAACGGACATGTATTTTCTAACCCAGTCGATCTGCGACGCCGCCGGCCTTCCTGCGTACGAAGTTTCGAACCACGCCAAGCCCGGTCAGGAAAGTCAACACAATCGCATCTACTGGCGGTCTGGAGATTGGGTCGGTATTGGTCCCGGCGCGCACGGACGCCTAACGCTCGGCGCGGCTCGGTTCTCAACAGAAACCGCCCTTGCGCCCAACAATTGGCTATCCGCAGCAGCGTCGGGGAACGGCGAGAGCGCTAGGGCCCGCATACCACGCGACGAACAGGTGACGGAATTCCTGCTGATGGGGCTGCGTACCGTCGAGGGGGTTGACCTCAAGCGCTTGGAAAAACAACTTTGTACAGACGTAAATATATTAAAAATCAATGACTTACAAAGCCTTGGCCTCATCGAGGTAAAAGACCACATGCTCGTGGCCACTGATAAGGGGCGCCCAGTTTTAAATGGCATTCTCCGCGAACTGATCCCTGGTTAA